In Chryseobacterium sp., the genomic window ATCTATTGGTCCCTTTAAGTATACCGCCTCCTAATTTAATATCATACAAACACAGATCATGAGAAAAGAAACTTATTTATTGATGTTGTCAGTATTATCTACTTCATTGTTTGGACAATTAGGTATTAATACACCATCTCCTTCCGTAACTTTAGATGTACAGGGGAAACCCACGGATATCAGTGCCATGGATGGGATCAGGGCTCCAAAACTTACAGAAACACAACTAAATGCAAAATCCTATGGGGCATTACAAGATGGGGCACTGGTTTACGTAACAGCCGAAAATGGTATAACGACAGGGCAGACTATCAATGTAGATGCCGTAGGTTACTATTATTTTAATAATGCCCAGAATAAATGGCTTAAAATACTTCCTGTAGGTCCAGCTAATGGGAATTTTTGGTCCCTCTTAGGAAATTCATCTACCAATCCTGCTACTCATTTTTTAGGGACAACAGATAATCAGGATCTGGTAATAAAAACCAATAATATAGAAAGTATTCGTATTAAAAATGATGGAAAAGTTGGATTAGGAACTAATAACCCTGCTAATAAGCTTCATTTGGTTGCGCCGAGTGATCCTTTGAGAATTGAAGGAACCCAGGTAAGTACATCTAGTGGTGATAAGGTTTTAACGATAGATCCGAATGGAGTAGTGAAGACATCTTTAATCTCTTCAAGTAATTTTGCAGGTTATATTTCTGCTGATACAACGGCAACAAATCCTAGTGGTTCTGTGATTCAGATTATATCGGTGACTAATGAATTACTAGATGCAAATAATGAATATGCAAGTGGTACAGGGTTTGTCCCGTCCAGTAGCGGCGTTTACACTTTTGAACTAACACTTACTATAAGCAGTCCTACTGCAGTGTCTACTGAATATGGAACGGACATAGACAGGACCGTTATTGGGATCGTTTCCAATGGACTTTGGGTAGGCCGTTTTCATGTTGAGGCTTCTGTGGACCCAAGAACCTATACTGTTAAGGGGATTTTTCAGGCAACCGCAGGGAGTACCTATAACTTTGCACTCGCAGCACCCACCGGAAAAACGGTAACCGTTTTATATCAAACTTCTGGCCTTACCGGTAGTGGCCTCGGTACATTTTTTGGGATTACCAGAGTTCGATAAGTCTATCTGATCCGGAAAACGAAATCAAAATCCTGATACGGTAAGATGTATCATCTGTCACCAAAAAGAATAATTTGTGTTTATTTTTATCGCTGGTCCATTCAGGGATATGATTTCCGGAAATAATATAAGGCAGTGCAAATTGCTCTTCAGCTTTCTGCGTATCTGATTATGTATATCGTTAAGATCCTGTTTCTCCGGTCTTTTTGATAATGGTCAATTCCTCAGAAGTTTAGATTCAAAAGTACCAAAACAAAGTGACGAACGTAGTTTGCTATAACTTCCTCATCCGGCTCGGGTTTGTAAATCCATTTCTGACCCGTTTCATAAAAACAGGGAAAATAGCTTTCTGAAAAGATCGGGAACGAAGTTTTGCCTTAATAATTATTAAAAAAAAGCTATCTTCGCGTTCCAAATTTTAAATGACTATGAAAAAAATTACAGTATGCCTTATGGTATTAGGGGCAATGCATTCGATCAGCGCACAAAAAATTAATCTGGGCAAAGCCGCAGGAATGGTTTCAAACGGTGCAAAAGCTTTAACATTTACCAACGAAGACGCAATTAAATTATCCAAAGAATCAGTAGACTGGATGGATAAAAATAATGCTGTTGCCGGACCAAAAGATCCGTATACAGTGAGACTGAACAAACTGTTCGGAAAACATAAATCCCAGGACGGCCTGAATTTGAATTACAAAGTTTATAAGGTGAAGGACATCAATGCTTTTGCCTGCGCAGACGGAAGTGTTCGTGTATTTTCCTCGCTGATGGATTTGATGACAGACAATGAGCTGCTGGCAGTAATTGGGCACGAGATTGGTCATGTTAAAAATCAGGATACAAAAGATGCGATGAAATCTGCTTATCTGAAAGCCGCAGCATTAGATGCTGCATCCTCAGCTTCTTCTGCCGTAGCCACCCTTAATGAGAGTCAGGTCGGGAAAATGGCTAATGCATTTTTAGATGCATCACACAGCAAAAAACAGGAATCTGAAGCAGATACTTACTCTTATGACTTTATGAAATCTAATCAGTATGATGTAGTGGGAGCTTATACTGCTTTCAAAAAGCTGGCATTACTTTCACAGGGAAGCACCCAGACAGGTTTTGAGAAAATGTTCAACTCTCACCCGGATAGTGAAAAAAGAGCCCAGGCGATTAAGAAAAGAGCGGAGAAAGATGGTTTATGGAAAGATCCGGGAACTGTTGCTCTGCCCGCTTCAAAACTTACGAAATAATTATTTTATTTATTGTTTAAACGAAAATACCTCAAAGTAGCACTTTGAGGTATTTTTATATCAATTTGAATAGGATATAAGACTAAGAATACATCTTTTCTCTTAATTCTTTTACCTTTTTATCAGCAAGGTACTCGTCATAAGTCATTTCCCTGTCGATGATTCCCTGAGGAGTCAGTTCAATGATTCTGTTACAGACCGTTGAAAGCATTTCGTGGTCATGAGAAGACAATAGAATGTTCCCTTTAAAGTTAGATAAAGAGTTGTTCAATGTCGTGATACTTTCAAGGTCTAAGTGGTTGGTAGGTTCATCCAGTAAAAGAATATTTGCTTTCTGAAGCATCATTCTGCTGAACATACATCTCATTTTCTCACCTCCTGAAAGCACTTTACACGATTTCAAAGCCTCATCTCCGGAGAACAGCATTCTGCCTAAGAATCCTCTTACGAATTCCTCGTGACGTTCTTCATCATTTTTTGTGAACTGTCTCAGCCAGTCAACCAAGTTTAGGTCTTCCTGGAAGAAGTTGGTGTTATCCAAAGGCATGTGAGACTGGGTTGTGGTCACCCCCCAGGCAACTGTTCCTTTATCTGCTTCAATATTTCCAGCCAGAATCTCGAAAAATTCTGTTATGGCTAAAGAGTTTTTAGAAAGTACGGCTACTTTATCTCCTTTTTTAAGATTCAGGTCAATATTAGAGAATAGTAATTCCCCGTCTTTCGTTTTTTCAAGACCTTTTACATCTAAGATCTGATCTCCCGCTTCTCTTTCCATTTCGAAAATGATGGCCGGATATCTTCTTGAAGACGGTTTAATATCGTCAATGTTTAATTTGTCGATCATTTTCTTTCTTGCAGTGGCCTGCTTGGCCTTTGCAACGTTGGAGCTGAATCTTGCGATGAAATCCTGAAGTTCCTTTTTCTTTTCTTCAGCTTTTTTGTTAGCCTGAGCTCTTTGTCTTGTTGCTAATTGAGATGCCTGATACCAGAAAGAGTAGTTCCCTGTATAAAGATTAAGCTTAGAGTAATCAAGGTCACCGATGTGCGTACACACTGTATCCAGGAAGTGACGGTCGTGGGAAACCACAATTACCGTATTCTCATAATCTGCAAGGAAATCTTCCAGCCAAGAGATGGTATCAATGTCAAGGTCGTTGGTAGGCTCATCCAGGATCAGTACATCAGGGTTTCCGAAAAGCGCCTGAGCCAAAAGAACTTTTACTTTGTCTTTGTTCTCAAGTTCACTCATTAATTGCCAGTGCATATCATCAGAGATTCCTACGTTAGAAAGCATAGTCTGTGCGTCAGATTCTGCAGTCCACCCTCCCATTTCATCATAGATTACACCTAGTTCACCGGCTTTAATTCCGTCTTCGTCAGAGAAATCTTCTTTTGCGTACAACGCATCCATTTCCTCTTTTATCTCAAATAATTTTTTGTTACCTCTCAAAACAGCTTCAAGAACAGTATACTGATCATAAGCAAAGTGATCCTGCTCCAAAACTGACATTCTTTTTCCTGGTTCCAGAGATACATTTCCTGTCGTTGGATCCTGCTTTCCTGTTAGTATTTTAAGGAATGTAGACTTTCCCGCACCGTTTGCTCCGATGATTCCGTAGCAGTTTCCTTTGGTAAACATAATATTTACCTCGTCAAAAAGAACTCTTTTCCC contains:
- a CDS encoding ABC-F family ATP-binding cassette domain-containing protein; amino-acid sequence: MLTVSNLSLQFGKRVLFDEVNIMFTKGNCYGIIGANGAGKSTFLKILTGKQDPTTGNVSLEPGKRMSVLEQDHFAYDQYTVLEAVLRGNKKLFEIKEEMDALYAKEDFSDEDGIKAGELGVIYDEMGGWTAESDAQTMLSNVGISDDMHWQLMSELENKDKVKVLLAQALFGNPDVLILDEPTNDLDIDTISWLEDFLADYENTVIVVSHDRHFLDTVCTHIGDLDYSKLNLYTGNYSFWYQASQLATRQRAQANKKAEEKKKELQDFIARFSSNVAKAKQATARKKMIDKLNIDDIKPSSRRYPAIIFEMEREAGDQILDVKGLEKTKDGELLFSNIDLNLKKGDKVAVLSKNSLAITEFFEILAGNIEADKGTVAWGVTTTQSHMPLDNTNFFQEDLNLVDWLRQFTKNDEERHEEFVRGFLGRMLFSGDEALKSCKVLSGGEKMRCMFSRMMLQKANILLLDEPTNHLDLESITTLNNSLSNFKGNILLSSHDHEMLSTVCNRIIELTPQGIIDREMTYDEYLADKKVKELREKMYS
- a CDS encoding M48 family metalloprotease, producing the protein MKKITVCLMVLGAMHSISAQKINLGKAAGMVSNGAKALTFTNEDAIKLSKESVDWMDKNNAVAGPKDPYTVRLNKLFGKHKSQDGLNLNYKVYKVKDINAFACADGSVRVFSSLMDLMTDNELLAVIGHEIGHVKNQDTKDAMKSAYLKAAALDAASSASSAVATLNESQVGKMANAFLDASHSKKQESEADTYSYDFMKSNQYDVVGAYTAFKKLALLSQGSTQTGFEKMFNSHPDSEKRAQAIKKRAEKDGLWKDPGTVALPASKLTK